A genomic region of Scomber japonicus isolate fScoJap1 chromosome 5, fScoJap1.pri, whole genome shotgun sequence contains the following coding sequences:
- the zgc:162879 gene encoding ras and EF-hand domain-containing protein, translating to MDRPSLQRLFSTCDVNKSGKIEYEDFKVVCRELNVPEIDIKTLFDKLDAGGDGYIDYTTFSSKFQEVSETMDLAAFGAGSAPNQNRGWEEFSGRLAEESLFPESLREQLADLYQAIHSHTNMTVLQQYEEIINSLINQSLDNRLECEQLETSLKRTEEMNNSHLAELEDDIQQQIARTEERVRAEERKKMEGVLSTMQRKHENEVADLHATVDRLLKGLEESKTNHSKEEMARLNKQTSNLSHENEQLRGSLLQAQTNIAILHSELDKLKNMYTDQKAQYERETEDLKGMVMEYQSYSSQIQILQEMNKKLYDSNDGLRSELANEVVAAKRRLSPQNEIPARRMKPLRQSTLKHGSSEQVSSKLNYSHVATWADKYLDSGVSLQMDTAESPGSDYDSEDSRSSVETVHHSYSYVPSDVEISEIKSEATVSVAPSKASSIASSLRRRLSAFSTKPLEADMEDTEEPAPMYRLVLAGDAGAGKSSFLLRLTLNEFRGDIQTTLGVDFQMKRMLVDGEKTNLQIWDTAGQERFRSIARSYFRKAHGVLLLYDVTSESSFLNVRAWVDQIQDLTEEKIPMCVIGNKVDLREQLPEGSCVSTMHGEKLAKAYGALFCETSAKEGTNIVEAVLHLAREVKKNVKLRRQSDSAVQLSSTNPKKTLNSCCGL from the exons ATGGACCGACCCAGCCTTCAGAGACTGTTTTCTACTTGTGATGTGAACAAGTCCGGTAAGATTGAGTATGAGGACTTTAAGGTGGTCTGTCGGGAGCTCAACGTCCCCGAAATCGACATCAAAACTCTTTTCGACAAGTTGGACGCGGGCGGCGACGGATACATCGACTACACCACGTTTTCTTCAAAGTTCCAGGAGGTTTCAGAGACTATGGACCTGGCGGCTTTTGGCGCTGGGTCAGCTCCGAACCAAAACCGTGGCTGGGAAGAGTTTTCGGGCAGGCTGGCTGAGGAGTCTCTTTTCCCTGAAAG CCTCAGGGAGCAGCTGGCCGATCTTTACCAGgccattcactcacacacaaacatgacgGTACTGCAGCAGTATGAGGAAATCATCAACTCTCTGATCAATCAGAGCCTGGACAACAGACTCGAATGTGAACAGCTGGAGACAAGCTTGAAGCG AACTGAGGAGATGAACAACAGTCACCTGGCAGAGCTGGAGGACGACATACAGCAGCAAATAGCCAGAACAGAGGAGAGGGTGAGAGCTGAG GAGCGCAAGAAAATGGAGGGAGTGCTGTCTACCATGCAGAGGAAGCATGAGAATGAGGTGGCAGACCTGCATGCTACTGTGGACAGACTATTAAAG ggccttgaggaatcTAAAACCAACCATTCAAAGGAGGAGATGGCTAGACTGAACAAACAAACCAGCAATCTCTCACAT GAGAACGAGCAGCTGCGTGGCTCTTTGCTACAAGCCCAGACAAACATCGCCATCCTGCACTCAGAGCTGGACAAGCTGAAGAACATGTACACAGATCAGAAAGCTCAATATGAAAG agaaacagaggatTTAAAGGGGATGGTGATGGAATACCAGTCTTACTCCAGTCAGATCCAGATTCTGCA GGAGATGAACAAAAAGCTGTATGACAGTAATGACGGGCTTCGGTCTGAGTTGGCTAATGAAGTGGTTGCAGCTAAAAGGAGG CTGTCTCCCCAAAATGAAATCCCGGCTCGCAGGATGAAACCCCTCCGACAAAGCACACTCAAGCACGGCAG CTCAGAGCAGGTTTCCAGCAAGTTGAACTACTCTCATGTGGCAACTTGGGCTGATAAGTACCTGGACAGTGGAGTGTCCCTGCAGATGGACACAGCCGAGAGCCCAGGCAGCGATTACGACAGTGAAGATAGTAGAAGCTCAGTGGAAACGGTTCACCACAGTTACTCTTATGTCCCGTCTGATGTTGAG ataTCAGAAATCAAATCTGAGGCCACGGTGTCAGTAGCTCCGAGCAAAGCAAGTTCAATTGCATCATCCCTACGAAGACGTTTATCTGCCTTTTCCACAAAG CCATTAGAAGCCGACATGGAAGATACTGAGGAACCTGCTCCGATGTACCGCCTCGTTTTAGCTGGAGACGCCGGAGCAGGAAAATCCAGCTTCCTGCTGAGACTGACACTCAACGAATTCAGAGGAGACATTCAGACGACTCTGG GGGTGGATTTCCAAATGAAGAGGATGCTAGTAGACGGAGAGAAGACGAACCTGCAGATTTGGGACACAGCTGGACAGGAGAG GTTCCGCAGTATTGCCAGGTCCTATTTCCGTAAAGCTCATGGAGTCCTGCTACTCTACGATGTTACTTCAGAAAGCAGTTTCCTTAACGTCAGAGCGTGGGTGGATCAGATTCAG gatttaacagaggagaaaatccCCATGTGTGTTATTGGAAACAAGGTGGACCTCCGAGAGCAGCTTCCAGAGGGAAGCTGTGTGAGTACTATGCATGGAGAGAAGTTGGCCAAG GCATACGGTGCCTTGTTCTGTGAGACGAGTGCCAAAGAGGGAACCAACATCGTCGAGGCTGTGCTTCATCTAGCGAG agaagtaaagaaaaatgtcaaactgagGCGGCAGTCAGATTCAGCGGTCCAACTGAGTTCAACAAACCCAAAGAAGActctaaacagctgctgtgggCTGTAG